From the Peromyscus leucopus breed LL Stock chromosome 8b, UCI_PerLeu_2.1, whole genome shotgun sequence genome, one window contains:
- the Txndc17 gene encoding thioredoxin domain-containing protein 17, translated as MSEESLRQKETPADQSDCPTELWSSEAPVAPHSSSGTSLPEICPRPTPALLEEAGPQSASQVLLGTVPMATFEEVSVSGFEEFDQAVKEHQGKTIFAYFSGSKDAEGKSWCPDCVEAEPVVREGLKHVTEDCVFIYCQVGDRPYWKDPSNDFRQKLKLTAVPTLLKYGTPQKLVESECLQANLVEMIFSED; from the exons ATGTCAGAAGAGAGCTTGCGCCAAAAAGAAACTCCAGCAGACCAAAGTGACTGTCCTACCGAGTTATGGTCTTCCGAGGCTCCCGTAGCGCCGCACAGCTCCAGCGGCACCTCCCTCCCGGAAATTTGTCCACGCCCTACTCCGGCCCTCCTTGAGGAGGCAGGACCCCAGAGCGCCTCCCAAGTTCTTCTCGGGACTGTACCCATGGCCACCTTCGAGGAGGTGAGCGTGTCCGGCTTCGAGGAGTTCGACCAGGCTGTGAAGGAGCACCAGGGCAAGACCATTTTCGCCTACTTTAGCGGTTCTAAGGATGCCGAAGGGAAGAGCTGGTGTCCGGACTGCGTGGAAG ctgagccAGTCGTTCGAGAGGGACTGAAGCATGTTACTGAAGACTGTGTGTTCATCTACTGCCAAGTAGGAGACAGACCTTA CTGGAAAGACCCAAGTAATGACTTCAGACAAAAACTGAAATTAACTGCAGTGCCTACATTACTTAAATATGGAACG CCTCAAAAACTTGTGGAATCTGAGTGCCTTCAGGCCAACCTCGTGGAAATGATATTCTCTGAAGATTAA